The proteins below are encoded in one region of Phalacrocorax aristotelis chromosome 13, bGulAri2.1, whole genome shotgun sequence:
- the PIGU gene encoding GPI-anchor transamidase component PIGU isoform X2 — MAAPLVLVVLVAVTVRAVLYRSTLAAFISERVEVASPLNAWKRVVEGLALLDLGVSPYSGAIFHETPLIIYLFHFVIEYAELVFMFKKQKLLIELDKYAPDVAELIRTPMEMHYIPLKVALFYLLNPYTVMSCVAKSTCAINNTVIAFFILATIKGSAFLSAVFLALATYQSLYPLTLFAPALLYLLQRQFIPIKLKSKSFWLYTMQYAALYLCSLVVIICLSFFLLNSWDFIPSVYGFILSVPDLTPNIGLFWYFFAEMFEHFSLFFVCVFQINVFFYTIPLAIKLKEHPVFFMFVQIAIISIFKSYPTVGDIALYMAFLPVWNHLYRFLRNIFILSCVLIVCSLLFPVLWHLWIYAGSANSNFYYAITLTFNIGQILLISDYFYAFLRREYYLTHGLHLTRQDGTEAMLVLK, encoded by the exons ATGGCGGCTCCCTTGGTGCTGGTGGTCCTGGTGGCCGTGACGGTCCGGGCCGTGCTCTACCGCTCCACCCTCGCTGCTTTTATCTCCGAGCGCGTGGAGGTGGCGTCCCCGTTAAACGCCTGGAAGCGAG TGGTCGAAGGATTAGCTCTGCTGGATTTAGGGGTCTCGCCATATTCTGGAGCTATTTTTCACGAG ACCCCGCTGATAATATATCTCTTCCACTTCGTGATTGAATATGCTGAATTGGTGTTTATG ttcaaaaagcaaaagctccTGATAGAACTGGATAAATATGCACCCGATGTGGCTGAACTCATCAGGACACCCATGGAAATGCATTACATCCCCCTCAAGGTAGCACTATT cTATCTGTTAAACCCCTACACTGTGATGTCTTGTGTGGCAAAGTCCACCTGTGCCATCAACAATACTGTCATTGCATTCTTCATTTTAGCTACGATAAAAG gtAGCGCATTCCTCAGTGCTGTGTTTCTGGCCTTAGCAACATACCAGTCACTCTACCCTCTCACATTGTTTGCTCCAGCACTCCTTTACCTTCTACAG CGTCAGTTCATACcaataaaactgaaaagtaaaagcTTCTGGCTCTACACCATGCAGTATGCAGCCCTGTACCTGTGCAGCCTGGTGGTGATCATCTGcctctccttcttcctcctcaacTCCTGGGATTTTATCCCATCTGTTTATGGGTTTAT CCTTTCTGTTCCAGATCTGACACCCAATATTGGCCTTTTCTGGTACTTCTTTGCAGAGATGTTTGAAcacttcagtcttttcttcgTATGCGTGTTTCAAATCAATGTGTTCTTCTACACCATTCCCTTGGCAATAAAGCTAAA GGAACACCCTGTGTTCTTCATGTTTGTCCAGATCGCAATCATTTCTATCTTCAAGTCCTATCCCACTGTGGGAGACATTGCACTGTACATGGCCTTCCTTCCAGTCTGGAACCACCTTTACAGAT tccTCCGGAACATCTTCATCCTGTCATGTGTGCTCATTGTCTGCTCCCTCCTGTTCCCTGTTCTGTGGCATCTATGGATTTATGCAGGAAGTGCCAACTCCAATTTTTATTACGCCATCACGTTGACTTTCAACATAGGGCAG ATCCTGCTCATCTCAGATTATTTCTATGCCTTCCTCCGGCGGGAGTACTACCTCACTCACGGACTCCATTTGACAAGGCAAGATGGGACAGAGGCCATGCTTGTATTGAAATAA
- the PIGU gene encoding GPI-anchor transamidase component PIGU isoform X1, whose product MAAPLVLVVLVAVTVRAVLYRSTLAAFISERVEVASPLNAWKRVVEGLALLDLGVSPYSGAIFHETPLIIYLFHFVIEYAELVFMITDVLTAVALYLAIQDFNKVVFKKQKLLIELDKYAPDVAELIRTPMEMHYIPLKVALFYLLNPYTVMSCVAKSTCAINNTVIAFFILATIKGSAFLSAVFLALATYQSLYPLTLFAPALLYLLQRQFIPIKLKSKSFWLYTMQYAALYLCSLVVIICLSFFLLNSWDFIPSVYGFILSVPDLTPNIGLFWYFFAEMFEHFSLFFVCVFQINVFFYTIPLAIKLKEHPVFFMFVQIAIISIFKSYPTVGDIALYMAFLPVWNHLYRFLRNIFILSCVLIVCSLLFPVLWHLWIYAGSANSNFYYAITLTFNIGQILLISDYFYAFLRREYYLTHGLHLTRQDGTEAMLVLK is encoded by the exons ATGGCGGCTCCCTTGGTGCTGGTGGTCCTGGTGGCCGTGACGGTCCGGGCCGTGCTCTACCGCTCCACCCTCGCTGCTTTTATCTCCGAGCGCGTGGAGGTGGCGTCCCCGTTAAACGCCTGGAAGCGAG TGGTCGAAGGATTAGCTCTGCTGGATTTAGGGGTCTCGCCATATTCTGGAGCTATTTTTCACGAG ACCCCGCTGATAATATATCTCTTCCACTTCGTGATTGAATATGCTGAATTGGTGTTTATG ATAACTGATGTGCTAACTGCTGTTGCCCTTTACTTGGCCATTCAGGACTTCAACAAAGTTGTG ttcaaaaagcaaaagctccTGATAGAACTGGATAAATATGCACCCGATGTGGCTGAACTCATCAGGACACCCATGGAAATGCATTACATCCCCCTCAAGGTAGCACTATT cTATCTGTTAAACCCCTACACTGTGATGTCTTGTGTGGCAAAGTCCACCTGTGCCATCAACAATACTGTCATTGCATTCTTCATTTTAGCTACGATAAAAG gtAGCGCATTCCTCAGTGCTGTGTTTCTGGCCTTAGCAACATACCAGTCACTCTACCCTCTCACATTGTTTGCTCCAGCACTCCTTTACCTTCTACAG CGTCAGTTCATACcaataaaactgaaaagtaaaagcTTCTGGCTCTACACCATGCAGTATGCAGCCCTGTACCTGTGCAGCCTGGTGGTGATCATCTGcctctccttcttcctcctcaacTCCTGGGATTTTATCCCATCTGTTTATGGGTTTAT CCTTTCTGTTCCAGATCTGACACCCAATATTGGCCTTTTCTGGTACTTCTTTGCAGAGATGTTTGAAcacttcagtcttttcttcgTATGCGTGTTTCAAATCAATGTGTTCTTCTACACCATTCCCTTGGCAATAAAGCTAAA GGAACACCCTGTGTTCTTCATGTTTGTCCAGATCGCAATCATTTCTATCTTCAAGTCCTATCCCACTGTGGGAGACATTGCACTGTACATGGCCTTCCTTCCAGTCTGGAACCACCTTTACAGAT tccTCCGGAACATCTTCATCCTGTCATGTGTGCTCATTGTCTGCTCCCTCCTGTTCCCTGTTCTGTGGCATCTATGGATTTATGCAGGAAGTGCCAACTCCAATTTTTATTACGCCATCACGTTGACTTTCAACATAGGGCAG ATCCTGCTCATCTCAGATTATTTCTATGCCTTCCTCCGGCGGGAGTACTACCTCACTCACGGACTCCATTTGACAAGGCAAGATGGGACAGAGGCCATGCTTGTATTGAAATAA